The genomic DNA GGACAGGCGATGATCGGCGGTGCGCACGGTCAGGCCCGAAAGCCGGGCGATATCGGCGCGACGATGGCCGCCGCTGGCGATGGCGCGCAAGATGGCAAGGCTGTCTTCGATGTCGCCATGCAGTTCCTCGTGCAGTTGTAGACGGACTTCGGCAAAGAGACTGCCCTGGGGTGCAAGGATGTGGCGCTTGATATTGGTCAGGAGGCTGAGCTGCGGGTCGAAGGCGATCAAGTAATCGGGCATCCCGCCCAACACCGCATAGGTCTCGACCAGTTGTTCGGCTGTGTAGTTGGGGAAGAAGCCGGGCAAATCGCCGATAGCGAGCGGTTTCAGCTCGAAAGGCCAGGTGTGTCGCCGATAGAGCGGCGCGCCAGGGTCGAGCACCTGCTGCTTGATCACGCTTTGCATCGATCCACTCAGGATCATAAAGATCTGGCTTTGTTGCAGGCGCACATCCCATTCGCGTTGGATTAGCGAGGGCAGTTCGGGGTCGGCTTCGACCAGGTAGGGGAATTCGTCGAGCACGACGACAAGACGACGTTGCGCCGCCAGATCGGCGATGACGGCGAAGGCAGCGCCCCAGGAAGGATAGGTGAACGTCTCGGACGGCGGCGCATCGGCGGCAAAGGTCTGGATGGCGCGCGAAAACTCAGCCAACAGGGTGGCTTTGTCGGCGCGACGGGCGAAGAAGAAGATGCAGGGCTTGTCTTCCGACCACTCGAAGAGCAGGGCGCTCTTGCCCACGCGCCGGCGGCCATAGAGCACGACGATTTCGGCCCGCCCCTGAGCATAGCGTTCCGAGAGATAGCTAAGCTCGCGTGTACGCTTGAGAAACATGGTGGCGACGTCTCCTTGGTCGCCCCAGTATAGCGCGCCCGCCCCCTGTCGGCAAAGATTACCATCGCCGGTGGT from Caldilineales bacterium includes the following:
- a CDS encoding ATP-binding protein, whose amino-acid sequence is MFLKRTRELSYLSERYAQGRAEIVVLYGRRRVGKSALLFEWSEDKPCIFFFARRADKATLLAEFSRAIQTFAADAPPSETFTYPSWGAAFAVIADLAAQRRLVVVLDEFPYLVEADPELPSLIQREWDVRLQQSQIFMILSGSMQSVIKQQVLDPGAPLYRRHTWPFELKPLAIGDLPGFFPNYTAEQLVETYAVLGGMPDYLIAFDPQLSLLTNIKRHILAPQGSLFAEVRLQLHEELHGDIEDSLAILRAIASGGHRRADIARLSGLTVRTADHRLSILVELGILEYRRAVERTRNPDRWGSYHLRDPFFRFWHQWVLPNEDYLAIGRRQNEVGDQIRLAMPQIVAPVWEEVARRHMLVASADGAIPFRFEEIGSWWSGDAQIDIVAVNRSERRVLFGEAKWRREPMTGRTLETLIDRGNRWLNGDAGWDVHYALVGRDLGQALAAAGGESGFYFFLPQDIVQTAV